The nucleotide sequence gtatttaaaaacaaagtaaataagtatatttgaatgttaattcttttcaaactaagatcacagtataaagagggaacctctatatactgtgataagattgtaaaattaaaatattgggaaaaaaagatatatatttattatttctttttctgAAGAAGTACTTTCATTGTTGACAATattgaaacattttattattattaaaagtcgagaacaattaaaaaccacgttaatatttatatgaaaatgctttaaaaatgaaggtatatgactcttgagaagaattaatattttttaacaaacttggtaTACGACTCATAATTTCTGACATCtgattcttttatttttagttttgagacatgcaagtttttatcaataatacatttttccctaaacttaataaaaaagttttctatatgattccaaggttttaagacatactgatattgttttcctgatattataaaatacttgttaatatctACTGTATATAGAGACTAAAGCTAATAGTGTAGTTTAACATACAGTTAAGTCCACTgttatttacccgtgcgtcattcaTACCCGGCGAGATAAAAcatatactttttatctagcatcattctcttccacgcatgaaactaaagacaaaccagctaccgcctgttattaagtaaaaacacatgttatttttatgaacgcactaaactcagtacattgaaaagatCTAGGTAGAAAAAAAgacgttttcatattttaaatacaatttgtgacgtttctggtttgtttacttttgtggctgtcagtctgttgaattttttgctgtttacttgtcgaatttttgcattttgatgtttgtttacctttacttttatcgaaaataagtaattttctgtGAATCTTTTCCCTTTTAGTTTTCTGTTTGCTTTCATTAACGTTATACCACTGACaagttttaaaaagtttgatttttaccaaaaattttataattttcctTTTATGGTCTTCGCAGCTTTTAAGCCAATTAGTAGTTAATAAAATATGGTTAGTCACATAGGTTTCAATTTTTTCGAAAACTGCATTATCtactttaaataaattaaaagcctCGTGAAACTTTTCTAACAATATTGTAGTAATAGTAACAAACAAATCTGATGGTCTCTGAAGAaactttatttcttcatttgcgccataatctctgaaaagtaacattaattcGTGTTTCTGTAATAGAATTTTGTTGTCTTTTAGCAAGTCTTCCTGGCATTTACTACAATTCAAGTTCTTTATAATCTTATAGTAAATATAACCAGCGACATATGTAACAGCACACGTTTCTAAATTTGTTATGCTACATTTGCTGGAATGTGCCGTGCTTAAAATTTGGTTGTCATTATTTTCCTTTTGCATGTCTAAAGATTGTTCTACATGAACTGTTTGGGTTTCAATGGACTCGTCAGATATTTCGACGCTGGTTACTTCGTGGGTTAAATCTAAATTATCAGTTTGTGCTATTTCACAATTTCCATTGTCTAAAGCaatttttagtttaatatttgTGTTATGCTTAATGGCAATTCTTAACTGACTAACACTAGGTGTTGGATTGTAACCACCCCGATTGCgcacaatagagaaaaaattttctagaggatcttggttcagaaaagatgttaaaagatatgacacattatatttttgaagttcctcccacaaacataaaactgacaaaattgtccactgaaagccgtgtagacagtgaatattatttctctctttctgattttcaaaaactttaatttttttaagatattctaaacctgcttttaagttttcagttgacttgcttaaagttgacattggctttctgtttgggttactatcactacaatatttgctgttaagaccatcaaaaatattatttataatttttaaaaattcggcAGTATGAGGAGCCGTTTTGGTGTGTAACTGGCCTACAGATTTTGCTGTTGATATTGCTGAGGCAACtgagttggaaaaaatttggGCTGCTAATTTTACACGCATTTTTTGGAAATTATTAGGGTTTATGTGAACGTCTGTTATTTTCACCATGCATCGTGCTCTCACATTGGTTCTATCGATGTTGTATGTGTATTCAATATCTTGCCACGATATCTGGTTAGAATCggcaaaaaacgtcaactttttgttaagaaaattatttcttagaCTTTTTAATAAGTGGGGTGTATCAAAAACAGTGAAAATCCTCTGATTTCCTATTTCTATTGCAGGCTGATCCTTACATGCGCCTAACAGCTTAAATAAAGCTCTATTATTAGATGCTTGATCACACACTAACACTTTTGGTATATacccaatattttgtaattttgaaacaacttcaactacaatgttttttaagttgtcgcTATGTATTGGACCACCTGTAACAAAATAGCAAATCGGAATCTTCCAGTTATGTAGCAAGCCTCGCATCATGAAAACCAGACCTGTGTTGGCAAGTTTGTTTGTTCTTCCTAAAGCACCTAAATCTTGAAACCCTTCTATAATGTCATCTAATTTATTGtactccaattttttttttcaaagaaatttcatcaaacattaacacacaaattttttccaactcatccgttgtctctgcttttttcttcaacttgtcaattaaggaagtgtttaaaccagttcttaattttatgacacgcaaccaagtttgaattgtttttac is from Diabrotica virgifera virgifera chromosome 9, PGI_DIABVI_V3a and encodes:
- the LOC126892588 gene encoding uncharacterized protein LOC126892588, coding for MMRGLLHNWKIPICYFVTGGPIHSDNLKNIVVEVVSKLQNIGYIPKVLVCDQASNNRALFKLLGACKDQPAIEIGNQRIFTVFDTPHLLKSLRNNFLNKKLTFFADSNQISWQDIEYTYNIDRTNVRARCMVKITDVHINPNNFQKMRVKLAAQIFSNSVASAISTAKSVGQLHTKTAPHTAEFLKIINNIFDGLNSKYCSDSNPNRKPMSTLSKSTENLKAGLEYLKKIKVFENQKERNNIHCLHGFQWTILSVLCLWEELQKYNVSYLLTSFLNQDPLENFFSIVRNRGGYNPTPSVSQLRIAIKHNTNIKLKIALDNGNCEIAQTDNLDLTHEVTSVEISDESIETQTVHVEQSLDMQKENNDNQILSTAHSSKCSITNLETCAVTYVAGYIYYKIIKNLNCSKCQEDLLKDNKILLQKHELMLLFRDYGANEEIKFLQRPSDLFVTITTILLEKFHEAFNLFKVDNAVFEKIETYVTNHILLTTNWLKSCEDHKRKIIKFLVKIKLFKTCQWYNVNESKQKTKREKIHRKLLIFDKSKGKQTSKCKNSTSKQQKIQQTDSHKSKQTRNVTNCI